From Acidobacteriota bacterium, a single genomic window includes:
- a CDS encoding Ig-like domain-containing protein yields MKKTIAWILFCGLFLNLFSPVILSVNAQKVSGKTTQNMNQVLPNGLQFRLSEGVEGAEKREKQTLPPSDPLGAGDRDAMLKRLPDIKAEPNDRTEFNKRLGTLPAPKTGNKIEVKFPAPEQINPNADPSKQALEVLRFSPEGEVSLAPDLSVTFSQPMVAVTSQEEAAKAVPVELTPQVEGKWRWLGTKTLMFDTTKRFPMATKFTARVAAGTKSATGQTLQKDVMWTFTTPPPTVEQMIPQNQTTRRDALMFLQFDQEINPEAVLKTVKVTGAGKPLAIRLATPEEIEKDGSIKYYAQQAQPKRWVAFRAVTNEGLTENALPADAAINVTVFKGTASAEGPLTSVKDQAFGFRTFGAMKFVNGYCGWQGNKNCSPFESWYVQFTNAIDGTSFRKESIKIDPPVEGLNIYPAGNYIYFQGYKKGRTSYKVTVDTSIKDIYGQSLVAPGTATMVVGSAEPNLYSQGGTFVILDPTAKPTYSIYSTNLPSVKVKVYAVTVQDWEAYRSYMRFQYYDEQKRPKIPGRLVINKTQAIEAKPDEMVETRIDLSEALSGGFGSAIIEVEPTVRRDKYDRTKITAWTQATQIGLDAFVDNEELVGFATDLKTGKPLNGVELSIYPNGKTPTGSSVNEEPANSKSWWEWLWSWGSSEPKTEVESVDENGDVQETETILPAVGPQTGDNGILRLPLPETQSDKTQNVLIAKKGRDIAFLPENSDYYWNETGSWYKKGYSDTLTWFVFDDRKMYRPKEEVSIKGYIRHYDGGKLGDIGALGDRAGKSVTYVMRDARGNEITKGAAELNAFGAFDFKFKLTDNMNLGMATVELKTEGGAYTHYHQFQVQEFRRPEFEVKARVESEAPHFVKGNAMFGVEAKYYAGGGLGNAETNWTVTATPTSYTPPNREDYTFGTWVPWWRTFGDYDGGFRPGGGQSVTQTFKGVTDAAGKHLLKVDFESVNPPRPYTVSASVSVQDVNRQTWASSTSLLVHPADLYVGIKSARNFVQKGEKMAVESIVTDLDGKLVANRDVEIKAVLKDWAFEKGSWIEKTVDEQVCNVKSLGDKGQKCEFVAKAGGQYRISARVMDDKERFNESEFTIWVPGGKTPPKRNVEQEEAQLIPNKKDYKAGETAELLVISPFAQAEGVLTLRRGGLIKTERFSVKDSSITLRVPLEEKYLPNIYAQVDLVGAAPRPNEKGEIDEKLAKRPAFASGQINLQISTESRKLNVSAEPESATIEPGGETKVNVAVTDFRGEPVANSEVAVVVVDESVLALSRVFDRRSARRVLRPARQRRHRLSFAQGHFARKSARRQKAGTADSGNDGRRGRFKHRNHGAQERYERCEEVGAETFGGPRRGDGRRQNGRRARRRGESRHPDQSADEF; encoded by the coding sequence ATGAAAAAAACTATTGCCTGGATCTTGTTTTGCGGTCTCTTTCTCAATCTTTTCTCGCCGGTAATTCTGTCGGTCAACGCACAGAAGGTCAGTGGGAAAACTACCCAGAATATGAATCAAGTGTTACCGAACGGATTGCAGTTTCGCCTTTCCGAAGGCGTCGAGGGCGCCGAGAAGCGCGAGAAACAAACGCTGCCGCCTTCCGACCCGCTCGGTGCGGGCGATCGCGACGCGATGCTCAAGCGTCTGCCTGACATCAAGGCGGAACCCAACGATCGAACGGAGTTCAACAAACGGCTCGGCACGCTCCCCGCGCCGAAGACCGGCAACAAGATCGAGGTCAAGTTTCCCGCTCCCGAACAGATAAATCCGAACGCTGATCCGTCGAAACAGGCGCTTGAGGTTCTGAGATTCTCGCCCGAGGGCGAAGTCTCGCTCGCGCCGGATCTTTCTGTCACATTCTCGCAGCCGATGGTCGCGGTCACATCGCAAGAGGAAGCCGCGAAGGCCGTGCCCGTCGAACTGACGCCGCAGGTCGAGGGCAAATGGCGCTGGCTCGGCACGAAGACGCTGATGTTCGACACCACGAAGCGTTTCCCGATGGCGACCAAATTCACCGCGCGTGTTGCCGCCGGAACGAAATCCGCCACCGGCCAGACGCTCCAGAAAGACGTGATGTGGACATTCACCACGCCGCCGCCGACGGTCGAGCAGATGATCCCGCAGAATCAGACGACCCGGCGCGACGCTCTGATGTTTTTGCAGTTCGACCAGGAGATCAATCCCGAAGCGGTTCTGAAGACCGTCAAGGTCACCGGCGCAGGGAAACCGCTCGCGATCAGGCTCGCGACGCCGGAAGAGATCGAAAAGGACGGTTCGATCAAGTATTACGCCCAGCAGGCGCAGCCGAAACGTTGGGTCGCTTTCCGCGCGGTCACGAACGAAGGCTTGACCGAAAACGCGTTGCCCGCCGACGCGGCGATCAATGTTACCGTGTTCAAAGGAACGGCATCCGCCGAGGGGCCTTTGACGTCGGTCAAGGATCAGGCGTTCGGATTCCGCACGTTCGGCGCGATGAAGTTCGTCAACGGCTACTGCGGCTGGCAGGGGAACAAGAACTGTTCGCCGTTCGAGTCCTGGTACGTTCAGTTCACGAACGCGATCGACGGAACATCGTTTCGTAAGGAATCGATCAAGATCGATCCGCCGGTCGAAGGGCTGAATATCTACCCGGCAGGGAACTACATCTATTTCCAAGGCTACAAAAAGGGCCGAACGAGCTACAAAGTCACGGTCGACACTTCGATCAAAGACATTTACGGACAATCGCTCGTCGCGCCCGGAACGGCGACGATGGTCGTCGGTTCCGCCGAACCGAATCTGTACTCGCAGGGCGGAACGTTCGTCATACTCGACCCGACCGCGAAGCCGACATATTCGATCTATTCGACAAATTTGCCGTCGGTCAAGGTCAAGGTTTACGCCGTTACGGTCCAGGATTGGGAAGCGTACCGCTCGTATATGCGTTTCCAGTATTACGACGAGCAGAAGCGCCCGAAGATCCCGGGAAGGCTCGTCATCAACAAGACCCAGGCGATCGAGGCGAAGCCCGACGAAATGGTCGAAACGAGGATCGATCTATCCGAAGCTCTGAGCGGCGGTTTCGGCAGCGCGATCATCGAGGTCGAGCCGACGGTCCGGCGCGACAAATACGACCGGACGAAGATCACCGCCTGGACGCAGGCGACGCAGATCGGGCTCGACGCGTTCGTCGATAACGAAGAGTTGGTCGGATTCGCGACCGATCTCAAAACCGGCAAGCCGCTGAACGGCGTCGAGCTGTCGATCTATCCGAACGGCAAAACGCCGACGGGGTCTTCCGTGAACGAAGAGCCCGCGAACAGCAAGAGCTGGTGGGAATGGCTCTGGAGTTGGGGAAGCAGCGAACCGAAAACGGAGGTCGAATCGGTCGATGAGAACGGCGACGTGCAGGAAACGGAAACGATCCTGCCGGCTGTCGGTCCGCAGACCGGCGACAACGGCATTCTGAGACTGCCGTTGCCCGAAACGCAGTCCGACAAGACCCAGAACGTGCTGATTGCGAAGAAAGGCCGCGACATCGCGTTCCTGCCCGAGAACTCCGACTACTACTGGAATGAAACCGGGAGCTGGTACAAAAAGGGCTACAGCGACACGCTGACGTGGTTCGTTTTTGACGACCGCAAGATGTACCGCCCGAAAGAGGAGGTCTCGATCAAGGGCTACATTCGCCATTATGACGGCGGAAAACTGGGCGACATCGGCGCGCTCGGCGACCGCGCCGGCAAGAGCGTGACCTATGTGATGCGCGACGCGCGCGGCAACGAGATCACGAAGGGCGCCGCCGAACTCAACGCTTTCGGCGCGTTCGACTTCAAGTTCAAGCTCACCGACAATATGAATCTCGGGATGGCGACCGTCGAACTCAAGACCGAAGGCGGCGCTTACACCCATTACCATCAGTTTCAGGTTCAGGAATTTCGCCGGCCCGAATTCGAGGTCAAGGCGCGCGTCGAATCCGAGGCGCCGCACTTCGTCAAGGGCAATGCGATGTTTGGCGTCGAAGCGAAATACTACGCCGGCGGAGGGCTCGGGAACGCCGAAACGAACTGGACCGTGACCGCGACGCCGACGAGTTACACGCCGCCGAACCGCGAGGATTACACCTTTGGAACGTGGGTTCCTTGGTGGCGCACGTTTGGGGATTACGACGGCGGTTTCAGGCCGGGAGGCGGCCAATCGGTGACGCAGACGTTCAAGGGAGTGACCGACGCAGCCGGAAAACATCTTTTGAAAGTGGACTTTGAATCGGTGAATCCGCCGCGGCCTTACACGGTTTCGGCTTCCGTCTCGGTTCAGGATGTCAACCGACAGACGTGGGCGAGTTCGACGAGTCTGCTGGTTCATCCGGCGGATCTGTATGTCGGCATCAAGTCGGCGCGAAACTTCGTCCAGAAGGGCGAGAAAATGGCGGTCGAGTCGATCGTCACCGATCTCGACGGCAAACTCGTCGCCAACCGCGATGTCGAGATAAAAGCCGTATTGAAGGATTGGGCGTTCGAGAAGGGAAGCTGGATCGAAAAGACGGTCGATGAGCAGGTCTGCAACGTCAAATCGCTCGGCGACAAGGGTCAGAAATGCGAGTTTGTCGCGAAGGCCGGCGGCCAGTACAGGATCTCGGCGCGCGTGATGGACGACAAGGAACGCTTCAACGAAAGCGAGTTCACGATCTGGGTTCCGGGCGGAAAGACCCCGCCGAAACGCAACGTCGAACAGGAAGAAGCGCAGCTGATCCCGAACAAGAAGGACTACAAAGCCGGAGAAACGGCGGAACTTCTCGTCATCTCCCCGTTCGCGCAAGCGGAAGGCGTATTGACACTCCGCCGCGGCGGCCTCATCAAGACCGAGCGGTTTTCGGTCAAGGATTCTTCGATCACTCTGCGCGTTCCGCTCGAAGAGAAGTATCTGCCGAACATTTATGCCCAGGTCGATCTGGTCGGCGCCGCGCCGCGGCCGAACGAGAAGGGCGAGATCGACGAAAAGCTCGCCAAACGCCCGGCATTCGCGAGCGGACAGATAAATCTCCAGATATCGACCGAATCGCGCAAGCTCAACGTTTCGGCCGAACCGGAATCGGCGACGATCGAACCGGGCGGCGAGACGAAGGTCAACGTCGCGGTGACGGATTTCCGCGGCGAACCG
- a CDS encoding PspA/IM30 family protein, producing the protein MGLWQRITRIFRAGTGAALDKMENPELVLQQTIRDMRDRVPELNNSVAQVMATERLLGKQKENLETQVVDLDSKIKASVKMNRDDIATAYIGQLQQAQMDLERTNVQYDNAQSASKQALKARDNYVLNMKKRTAEAMQLISAAKQAKLQEQLAQTMETFNIGDDASTFNEMREKIDRRVAAAEAKLQLGTSSVDSQMQDIEREAMDIQLQDKLLEYKSKMGLLGAGAPTAGKQIAAGTPEISEEEVLDQAILNETNEMK; encoded by the coding sequence ATGGGATTGTGGCAAAGAATAACGCGGATTTTTAGAGCCGGAACCGGCGCGGCTCTCGACAAGATGGAAAACCCGGAATTGGTTCTTCAACAGACGATCCGGGATATGCGCGACCGTGTGCCGGAACTCAACAATTCCGTCGCACAGGTAATGGCGACCGAGCGCCTTCTTGGAAAGCAAAAGGAAAATCTCGAAACTCAGGTCGTCGACCTCGATTCGAAGATCAAGGCATCGGTGAAAATGAACCGCGACGACATCGCGACCGCGTACATCGGCCAGTTGCAGCAGGCGCAGATGGATCTTGAACGGACGAACGTTCAGTACGACAATGCGCAATCGGCGTCCAAGCAGGCGCTCAAAGCGCGTGACAACTATGTTCTGAATATGAAGAAGCGCACCGCCGAGGCGATGCAGCTGATCAGCGCCGCGAAACAGGCGAAACTTCAGGAACAGTTGGCGCAAACGATGGAAACGTTCAACATCGGCGACGATGCCTCGACTTTCAACGAAATGCGCGAGAAGATCGATCGCCGCGTCGCAGCCGCGGAAGCCAAGCTTCAGCTCGGAACGAGTTCAGTGGACTCGCAGATGCAGGATATCGAGCGCGAGGCGATGGACATTCAGTTGCAGGACAAACTGCTCGAGTACAAATCTAAGATGGGACTCCTCGGCGCCGGGGCGCCTACGGCCGGCAAACAGATCGCCGCCGGAACGCCCGAGATCAGCGAAGAAGAGGTTCTCGACCAGGCGATCCTCAACGAAACGAACGAGATGAAATGA
- a CDS encoding Uma2 family endonuclease: protein MNLTVNDHPETVKRIPPAAGGKEVFYPCSDGKPMGETGAHVQTIITLFQILTNHFRRSDDVAVIANMMFYYVEGDPRKVISPDVFVVRNVGSHVRRVYKLWEEAAPDVVFEISSRGTRREDLNRKFQLYQQIGVKEYYVFDPEYDYLGDEPLRAFRLIDGVFVKSDVRNGRVFSPALGLELVDTGKTLRLFDRESGEFLKTYDEIDTAMDTMETNLKRVEAENDRLRAELEELKRK from the coding sequence ATGAATCTGACGGTCAATGATCACCCTGAAACCGTTAAGAGAATCCCGCCGGCGGCCGGCGGCAAGGAGGTTTTTTATCCGTGCTCAGACGGAAAACCTATGGGGGAAACCGGCGCTCACGTCCAAACCATCATCACACTTTTTCAAATACTCACAAATCACTTTCGCCGATCGGACGACGTGGCGGTGATCGCGAATATGATGTTTTATTATGTGGAAGGCGATCCGCGAAAGGTGATCTCGCCCGACGTCTTCGTCGTCCGAAACGTCGGGAGCCACGTCCGGCGGGTTTACAAACTATGGGAAGAAGCGGCACCCGATGTTGTTTTTGAAATTTCCTCGCGCGGAACGCGGCGCGAGGATTTGAATCGCAAGTTCCAGCTTTACCAGCAAATCGGCGTCAAGGAATACTACGTCTTCGACCCGGAATACGATTATTTGGGAGACGAACCGTTGCGCGCATTCCGTTTAATCGACGGCGTTTTTGTCAAATCCGACGTTCGCAACGGCCGTGTTTTCAGCCCGGCGCTCGGACTCGAGCTTGTGGATACGGGAAAAACGCTCCGTCTTTTCGATCGCGAATCGGGTGAATTCCTCAAAACGTATGACGAGATCGATACCGCAATGGATACGATGGAAACGAACCTGAAACGCGTTGAGGCGGAAAATGATCGCCTGCGCGCAGAACTAGAGGAACTCAAACGGAAATAA
- a CDS encoding ergothioneine biosynthesis protein EgtB, which produces MPDDDNKQPSIDLADRYSRVRAYTERLCEPLEIEDYVPQPSVDVSPAKWNIAHTTWFFEEMILKHFSPSYRLFDARFGFLFNSYYNTIGERTLRHKRGDLSRPTVREIFEYRRYVDRKMAEFLRGDLPEGVDDLVILGLNHEQQHQELFLTDLKYTFGVNPLLPAYRDDFAPCETVQPEESGFLDVAGGIYGIGFEGDGFCFDNELGRHQVRLGDFSISKTLVTNGEFLEFIDDGGYRDHNLWHADGWDWVSQNRIDSPLYWQIGDGNRHQFTLSGLRPLKRDAPVCHVSFYEAAAFAEWRSARLPTEFEWEAASGSLDWGLRWEWTNSAYLPYPNFTKGPGAVGEYNGKFMINQMVLRGASVATPPGHSRPTYRNFFQPHLRWQFTGIRLVRD; this is translated from the coding sequence ATGCCGGACGATGACAACAAACAGCCATCGATTGATCTCGCGGATCGATACAGTCGAGTGAGGGCGTACACCGAACGACTGTGCGAGCCGCTCGAAATCGAGGATTACGTTCCGCAGCCGTCGGTCGACGTCAGTCCGGCGAAATGGAACATCGCTCATACGACCTGGTTTTTCGAGGAAATGATCCTGAAGCATTTCTCGCCGTCGTATCGGTTGTTTGACGCGCGGTTCGGGTTTCTTTTCAACAGCTATTACAACACCATCGGCGAACGCACCTTGCGGCACAAGCGCGGAGACCTCAGCCGGCCGACAGTCAGGGAGATCTTCGAATACCGCCGGTATGTCGATCGGAAGATGGCGGAGTTCTTGCGCGGAGATTTGCCCGAGGGCGTGGACGATCTCGTGATCCTCGGTCTGAACCACGAACAGCAGCACCAGGAACTATTTTTGACCGATCTCAAGTACACCTTCGGCGTCAATCCGCTTTTGCCGGCGTACAGGGATGATTTCGCGCCCTGCGAAACCGTCCAGCCTGAAGAATCGGGTTTTCTGGACGTCGCCGGCGGGATTTACGGGATCGGTTTTGAGGGTGACGGATTCTGTTTCGACAACGAACTCGGTCGCCATCAGGTTCGTCTCGGCGATTTCTCGATCTCCAAAACACTCGTCACGAACGGCGAATTCCTTGAATTCATCGATGACGGCGGCTATCGGGATCATAATCTCTGGCACGCCGACGGCTGGGACTGGGTCAGTCAAAATCGAATCGACTCGCCGCTCTATTGGCAGATCGGGGACGGAAACCGGCATCAATTCACGCTAAGCGGTTTGCGCCCTTTGAAAAGGGACGCGCCGGTCTGTCACGTTTCATTTTACGAAGCGGCCGCGTTTGCGGAATGGCGGTCGGCGCGGCTGCCGACCGAATTCGAATGGGAAGCGGCGAGCGGTTCGCTCGATTGGGGACTGCGTTGGGAATGGACGAACAGCGCGTATCTTCCGTACCCGAACTTCACGAAGGGCCCCGGAGCGGTCGGCGAATATAATGGGAAATTTATGATCAACCAAATGGTGCTTCGCGGCGCATCCGTCGCAACTCCGCCGGGCCACAGCCGTCCGACCTACCGGAATTTCTTCCAACCGCACCTCCGCTGGCAGTTTACCGGCATCCGGCTTGTCCGCGACTGA
- a CDS encoding ATP-binding cassette domain-containing protein gives MTYLTDKNEPAVELRNVRLSIGQATILDGLDLRIERGETLVLLGESGCGKTTTLRLINGLADPTAGVVLVEGKSTASWDKIKLRRRIGYVLQEAGLFPHFTVAENVALIPRIEKWDAPKTDSRTREMLELVGLEPETFAGRFPHELSGGQRQRVAVARALAADPPILLLDEPFGALDPITRNSLQKEFAALVKALGKTAILVTHDLREALLLGNRIALMDRGKILVLETAKGFLNAEEPLAKAYLETIAGLH, from the coding sequence ATGACTTATCTGACGGACAAAAATGAACCCGCGGTTGAACTTCGTAACGTTCGACTTTCGATCGGACAGGCGACGATCCTCGACGGGCTCGACCTGCGGATCGAACGCGGCGAGACGCTCGTCCTGCTCGGCGAGTCCGGTTGCGGAAAAACGACGACGCTCCGGCTGATCAACGGTCTCGCAGACCCGACCGCCGGAGTCGTTCTGGTCGAGGGAAAATCGACGGCGTCCTGGGACAAGATCAAACTTCGCCGACGGATCGGCTACGTTCTGCAGGAAGCGGGCCTCTTTCCGCATTTTACGGTCGCCGAGAATGTCGCGCTGATTCCCCGGATTGAAAAATGGGACGCACCGAAAACCGACTCGCGGACGCGTGAGATGCTCGAACTGGTGGGCCTCGAACCGGAGACGTTTGCCGGCCGTTTTCCGCACGAGCTTTCCGGCGGCCAGCGCCAGCGCGTCGCCGTCGCCCGCGCGCTGGCGGCCGACCCGCCGATCTTGCTGCTCGACGAACCCTTCGGCGCACTCGATCCGATAACCCGAAACTCTCTGCAAAAAGAATTTGCGGCGCTGGTCAAAGCGCTCGGAAAAACAGCGATTCTCGTAACTCACGACCTGCGTGAGGCGCTTCTACTCGGAAACCGGATCGCGCTGATGGACCGCGGCAAGATCCTGGTTCTCGAAACCGCGAAGGGATTTCTGAACGCTGAAGAACCGTTGGCGAAGGCATACCTCGAAACGATCGCGGGACTACATTGA
- a CDS encoding ABC transporter permease/substrate-binding protein, with the protein MNFLEFLRQNWFELLVLTREHLVLVAVSTFASVLIGVPLGIVLTRIERLRSPVLALANILQTIPSLAIFGLLIPLPFIGGIGARTAIIALVLYSLLPIIRNTVTGILNIDPKVREAARGMGLTDGQMLKLVELPLAAPVILTGIRVAIVIAVGVATIAAAVGAGGLGTYIFRGLRQNDNNLLLAGALFSALLALLADFGIGQIERAFRFGERAGSRRRKLATVVACILLLAVGGLSFLQGSGVSPIGKDPIRVGSKDFTESIILAEILAQMLEKRGVAVERNFELGGNLAHDSVVSGQIDVYPEYTGTAFTAILKNAPLTDPDAVYQQTKSQYAERFDLTVSPPLGFSNDFAILVRGETARRLNLKTISQAVPLSKDWQAGFGQDFMSRADGYSGFAKAYDFQFAKQPREMDLSLTYRALASNQVDIIAGNSTDGLIAALDLFQLTDDRNYFPPYQAVFIGRADKSGILGEIFEKMRNAISTDEMRRLNFEADGNKRPPKDIVSEWIRKKGF; encoded by the coding sequence ATGAACTTCTTAGAGTTTCTGCGGCAAAACTGGTTCGAACTCCTCGTGCTGACGCGCGAACATCTGGTGCTTGTCGCCGTCTCGACCTTCGCGTCGGTCCTCATCGGCGTTCCTCTCGGAATCGTGCTGACGCGCATCGAGAGGTTGAGGTCCCCGGTGCTGGCGTTGGCGAACATTCTGCAGACGATCCCTTCCCTGGCGATATTCGGGTTGCTGATCCCCTTGCCGTTCATCGGCGGTATCGGCGCGCGAACCGCGATCATCGCGCTCGTTCTTTATTCGCTCTTGCCGATCATCCGCAACACCGTGACTGGAATCCTGAACATCGACCCGAAAGTCCGCGAAGCGGCGCGCGGGATGGGATTGACCGACGGGCAGATGCTGAAATTGGTCGAACTGCCGCTTGCGGCACCGGTGATCCTGACCGGGATCCGCGTCGCCATCGTGATCGCGGTCGGCGTCGCGACGATCGCCGCGGCTGTCGGCGCCGGCGGTCTCGGCACTTACATTTTTCGCGGACTTCGGCAAAACGACAATAACCTGCTCCTCGCCGGCGCATTGTTTTCGGCTCTGCTCGCGCTTTTGGCCGACTTTGGGATCGGACAGATCGAACGCGCCTTTCGTTTCGGTGAACGCGCGGGTTCGCGCCGGCGAAAATTGGCGACCGTTGTCGCCTGTATTTTGTTGCTGGCGGTCGGCGGCTTGAGCTTTTTGCAGGGCTCCGGCGTTTCGCCGATCGGCAAAGACCCGATCAGGGTCGGTTCAAAGGACTTTACCGAATCGATCATCCTTGCCGAGATTCTCGCCCAGATGCTCGAGAAGCGCGGCGTCGCGGTTGAACGAAACTTTGAACTCGGCGGAAATCTGGCACACGATTCGGTCGTTTCCGGCCAAATCGACGTCTACCCCGAATACACCGGAACGGCGTTCACGGCGATCCTCAAAAACGCCCCGTTGACCGACCCGGACGCGGTTTATCAGCAAACGAAAAGCCAATATGCCGAGAGGTTCGACCTGACGGTCAGCCCGCCGCTTGGTTTTTCGAACGATTTCGCGATTCTCGTTCGCGGCGAAACGGCGCGGCGGCTCAACCTCAAAACGATCAGCCAGGCCGTTCCGCTTTCGAAGGACTGGCAGGCGGGTTTCGGCCAGGACTTTATGTCGCGGGCCGATGGTTACAGTGGTTTTGCAAAGGCGTACGATTTTCAATTCGCGAAGCAACCGCGCGAAATGGATCTGTCATTGACCTACCGCGCGCTGGCGTCGAACCAGGTCGACATCATCGCCGGCAACTCGACCGACGGTTTGATCGCCGCGCTCGACCTTTTTCAACTCACGGACGACCGAAACTACTTCCCGCCGTATCAGGCGGTATTCATCGGACGCGCCGACAAATCGGGAATTCTGGGTGAGATATTTGAAAAAATGCGGAACGCGATCTCGACGGACGAGATGAGGCGACTGAATTTCGAAGCCGACGGAAACAAACGTCCGCCAAAAGATATCGTCTCCGAATGGATCAGGAAAAAGGGGTTCTAG
- the egtD gene encoding L-histidine N(alpha)-methyltransferase — protein MADETGNKLSIFAEDVRSGLTANPKKLFSKYFYDDAGSDLFRAIMDLPEYYLTRAETEIFDRQKLEIARAFAAHHAGFELIELGAGDGTKTAILIETLINERIDFSYSPIDISEKALAVLTEQFKARFPALVVNPVHDDYFHGLERLKAGSERGKIVLFLGSNIGNITVADSVAFLNRVRSSINDGDLLFIGFDLQKNPQTILRAYDDSRGVTAAFNLNLLTRINRELGGNFELSKFSHYANYDPADGAARSYLISRENQRVTVEYLGKTFEFRAWEPIFMEISQKYTLGMIADIARKSGFNVVTEFLDEKRYFADSLWQSVGSAQARTPFS, from the coding sequence ATGGCGGATGAAACGGGAAACAAACTCAGCATTTTTGCCGAAGACGTGCGATCCGGCCTGACCGCGAATCCGAAAAAGCTCTTCTCCAAGTACTTCTACGACGATGCCGGCAGCGATCTGTTTCGAGCCATAATGGATCTGCCCGAGTATTACCTGACGCGGGCCGAGACCGAGATCTTCGATAGGCAGAAACTTGAGATCGCTCGGGCGTTCGCCGCGCATCACGCCGGTTTCGAACTGATCGAACTCGGCGCCGGAGACGGCACGAAAACAGCGATCCTGATCGAAACGCTCATCAACGAGAGGATTGATTTCAGCTACTCGCCGATCGACATCTCCGAAAAGGCGCTCGCGGTCCTGACCGAACAGTTCAAGGCTCGATTTCCGGCGCTTGTCGTCAATCCTGTCCACGACGACTATTTTCACGGACTCGAACGCCTCAAAGCCGGTTCGGAGCGCGGTAAGATCGTCCTGTTCCTCGGCTCCAACATCGGTAACATCACGGTCGCCGACAGCGTCGCTTTCCTGAACCGCGTAAGGTCGTCGATCAATGACGGAGATCTGTTGTTCATCGGTTTCGACCTGCAAAAAAATCCGCAAACGATCTTGCGGGCCTATGACGATTCCCGCGGCGTCACGGCGGCCTTCAATCTGAATCTGCTGACACGGATCAACCGGGAACTCGGAGGGAATTTCGAACTGTCGAAGTTTTCACATTATGCGAACTATGACCCGGCCGACGGCGCCGCGCGATCGTATTTGATCAGCCGCGAGAATCAGCGGGTGACCGTGGAGTATTTGGGCAAGACCTTCGAGTTTCGGGCTTGGGAGCCGATCTTTATGGAGATATCCCAGAAATACACGCTCGGGATGATCGCCGATATTGCCAGGAAAAGCGGGTTCAATGTCGTCACCGAATTTCTCGACGAGAAGCGCTACTTTGCGGATTCGCTTTGGCAGAGCGTTGGCTCGGCGCAAGCTAGAACCCCTTTTTCCTGA
- a CDS encoding sigma-70 family RNA polymerase sigma factor encodes MSNSKFPVEEIARQEMFFSKSISLDDEELGRAALAARSDAAYGEIEFIERLKAGDADAFDVLANRYAGDIYGLLYRLTQDPEEARDLTQETFLSALRAISKFRGEANLKTWLFRIAINESRNRFRWWKRRRRDQTISLDVSFGPSETPLSETFSSDSPNPEETTLRRERERLLRAALGELPDIFREAVVLCDIEGLSYEEIATALDVNIGTVKSRIARGRDDLRKRLRDI; translated from the coding sequence GTGAGCAATTCGAAATTCCCGGTTGAGGAGATCGCTAGGCAGGAGATGTTCTTCAGCAAGTCAATCAGTTTGGACGATGAGGAATTAGGGCGCGCCGCATTGGCCGCGCGGTCCGATGCTGCCTACGGAGAGATCGAGTTCATTGAAAGATTGAAAGCGGGAGACGCCGATGCCTTCGACGTTCTCGCCAACCGCTACGCCGGCGATATCTACGGATTGCTTTACCGCTTGACGCAGGACCCGGAGGAGGCTCGCGACCTGACGCAGGAGACTTTCCTGAGCGCGCTCAGGGCGATCTCGAAATTCCGCGGCGAAGCGAATTTGAAAACCTGGCTTTTCCGGATCGCGATCAACGAGTCGCGAAATCGTTTCCGCTGGTGGAAACGCCGCCGTCGCGATCAGACGATCTCGCTCGACGTCAGTTTCGGCCCTTCGGAGACGCCGCTCAGCGAAACGTTCTCGTCCGATTCGCCGAACCCGGAAGAAACGACGTTGCGGCGCGAACGCGAAAGACTTTTGCGCGCCGCGCTCGGCGAGTTGCCCGACATCTTCCGTGAAGCCGTGGTGCTCTGCGACATCGAGGGCCTGAGCTACGAAGAGATCGCGACCGCGCTCGACGTCAACATCGGCACGGTCAAATCGCGGATCGCCCGCGGACGCGATGATCTGCGAAAACGCCTGAGGGATATTTGA